The following are encoded in a window of Vigna unguiculata cultivar IT97K-499-35 chromosome 8, ASM411807v1, whole genome shotgun sequence genomic DNA:
- the LOC114194843 gene encoding LOW QUALITY PROTEIN: uncharacterized protein LOC114194843 (The sequence of the model RefSeq protein was modified relative to this genomic sequence to represent the inferred CDS: inserted 1 base in 1 codon), which produces MEDWEEAHEALKADINELKDQVGQILEALKSLKASGEASSARVEENAHSYGTPLGASVPFPMYGLPLGYTPPVGEYSDAEQTSFSFPVANNTLSNGTQGPMLASTPVTGAEMNETVTFTGPRMTVAPQPPKTFIDADAATKAVPHATVQAMSIVVDGAKSKLEILEERIRAIEGGGSYGFGDVARLSLVPGVMIPHKFKVPEFEKYHGTTCPKSHLTMYGRKMAAYAYDEKLLIHCFQDSLAWVALNWYTHLEPSRIHSWMDLADAFVKQYKYTTDSAPDRLQLQNMAKKDTESFKEYAQRWRELAAQVEPPLLDKEMVATFVNTLQSPFYEHVLGNVSSNFADIIIIGERIEIGLKSGKIAYGPFATATPKKPNFIPGKKKEAEVQAASVMPVWESRAPTINYRPHLNQPPYVANAVSVHQTRPQQQGNAGQNANLRRNQERNFVHFTPIPMSYTELLPHLLQKRLVAICPMKPVQPPFPKNYDPNAKCDYHGGGAGHSIENCVSLKHKVEALINSGWIKLHEDKPSVEANPLSGLGNPSTNAIEVKKYRLVRDVNEIRSSKRFVFETLLKLGLLKGEYNLSKKCGFHPSAKHSIDECTEFEDVLQNLIDRNFVQVCHEHMEDEVFAQDGAEPGVTLPEPLVIHFTRSTSTPTIQERQSIIIQTPSPFPYKSEKAVPWKYGAYVLGEEQRVGGQPSSCESVVKNISGIGGITRSGRIFTPPNLMKDGVGNSESANTKKAKELLKGKTIQTDEGLRKDDGKEVSDEEACEFLKFIQQSQYKVVEQLNRLPARISLLELLMHSTSHRKLLMKILNGAHVEQNISLDSFKGIVNNITASXLPFTDKEIPTEGRGHNKALHVSVKCLDHVIALVLIDNGSSLNVMPKTTLGKLPCEGIHMKPSAMIVRDFDGSKREVMGEVELPIQIGPCVFQITFQVMDILPAYSCLLGRPWIHSAGVVPSTLHQKLKYVMGDKLVIVSGEEDILVSGPSSSRYIEAAEEALETAFQSLEIVGNAYVEPFPMNPHLSRTSLMTAKVMLKEGYEYKKGLGKYEQGLMYPLEVTEKKNKYGLGYKPTREDKRRLAQERRERGVARIQGKELGLGKIRICDIKDSFCSAGWINTSQIATVRDEDEPESSIFVQPCAPNALLNNWETLVLPVMFNLVKIYDNECFENNNVDIPNFEHPVNNMEDDYEGDSEPSPELMRLVEQESREIKPHQEDVEVLDLSEGDEKKEVKIGTSMKEEVKEELCVLLKEFRDVFAWSYNDMPGLDTDIVQHKLPLKPECPPVRQKLRRMKPEMSLKIKEEVQKQFDAGFLAVAKYPQWVANIVPVPKKDGKVRMCVDYRDLNRASPKDNFPLPHIDTLVDNTAKFSLFSFMDGFSGYNQIKMAPEDMEKTTFITLWGTFCYKVMSFGLKNVGATYQRAMVALFHDMMHKEIEVYVDDMIAKSESEEEHILNLRKLFEKLRKFKLKLNPAKCTFGVRSGKLLGFVVSQKGIEVDPDKMRAIIEMPAPSTEKEVRGFLGRLNYIARFISQLTATCEPIFKLLRKNQVVEWNEDCQTAFDKIKQYLQDPPVLRPPEPGKPLLMYLTVLDESMGCVLGQHDKTGKREHAIYYLSKKFTECEQRYSFLERTCCALAWAAHRLIQYMLSHSTWLISKTDPIKYIFEKPALTGRIARWQMLLSEYDIVYVTQKSIKGSALAEYLAQQPVNDYQSMQPEFPDEDIMTLFEDDQEDDNIKKWTLLFDGASNVMGHGIGAILISPENQYIPMTARLCFNCTNNIAEYEACAMGIQAAIESKAKFLNVYGDSALVIHQLRGEWETRDQKLIPYKTYIMELVEYFDFIKFHHIPREDNQLADALATLSSMFKINQDGVMPMIQMKSHEGPAYCHFIEEELDGKPWYFDIKRYIKTREYPEEASENDKRTLRRLAANFILSGDVLYKRNHDMVLLRCVDAKEAESILEEVHEGTFGTHMNGHSMARKILRAGYFWLTMENDCCTHVRKCEKCQKYADNINAAPTTLNLMSAPWPFSMWGIDVIGAIEPKASNGHRFILVAIDYFTKWVEAASYASVTRKVVTKFIKRELICRYGLPSKIITDNATNLNNQMMPELCEGFKIQHHNSSPYHPKMNGAVEAANKNIKKIVQKMVVTYKDWHEMLPFALHGYRTSVRTSTGATPFSLVYGMEAVLPFEVEIPSLRVLMETQLEDAEWVQARFDQRNLIEEKRLAAVCHGQLYQIRMKKAFDKRVRPREFHEGELVLKKILPIQKDHRGKWTPNYEGPYVVKKAFSGGALILTRMDGEELPLPVNSDAVKKFYT; this is translated from the exons AtggaagattgggaagaagccCATGAAGCTTTGAAGGCTGACATTAACGAGCTAAAGGATCAAGTGGGCCAAATCCTAGAGGCTTTGAAGTCACTGAAGGCTTCAGGGGAGGCCTCATCCGCTAGGGTCGAGGAGAATGCTCATTCTTATGGTACGCCTCTAGGCGCGTCAGTTCCGTTCCCAATGTACGGTTTGCCTCTGGGATACACTCCTCCAGTTGGAGAATATTCAGATGCAGAACaaacttctttctcttttcctgtAGCTAACAACACGCTATCGAACGGTACTCAAGGGCCGATGTTAGCTTCGACACCCGTGACAGGAGCAGAGATGAATGAGACAGTCACATTCACAGGACCGAGGATGACTGTGGCGCCCCAACCTCCGAAAACCTTCATCGATGCAGATGCTGCGACTAAAGCTGTACCACACGCTACAGTCCAAGCAATGTCCATAGTTGTTGATGGGGCTAAAAGTAAACTTGAAATTCTTGAGGAAAGGATTCGTGCCATTGAGGGTGGTGGAAGCTATGGGTTCGGTGATGTGGCGAGATTAAGCCTGGTTCCTGGTGTGATGATACCACACAAGTTTAAGGTCCCAGAATTTGAAAAGTATCACGGCACCACATGCCCTAAAAGCCATCTGACAATGTACGGTAGAAAGATGGCTGCTTATGCCTATGATGAAAAATTGCTAATACATTGTTTCCAAGATAGTTTGGCTTGGGTAGCATTGAATTGGTATACACACTTGGAGCCATCTCGAATTCATTCCTGGATGGATTTGGCCGACGCCTTTGTGAAACAGTATAAATACACCACAGATAGTGCGCCAGATAGATTGCAATTGCAAAACATGGCCAAGAAGGATACTGAGTCCTTCAAGGAATATGCACAACGGTGGAGAGAGTTGGCTGCTCAGGTTGAGCCACCTCTACTTGATAAGGAGATGGTGGCGACGTTTGTAAACACGCTGCAATCACCATTTTATGAGCATGTGTTGGGGAATGTGTCTTCCAATTTCGCTGATATCATCATCATAGGGGAAAGAATAGAAATCGGGTTAAAAAGTGGAAAGATTGCATATGGCCCATTCGCGACTGCAACTCCTAAGAAACCTAATTTTATTCCcggaaagaagaaagaagcgGAAGTACAAGCGGCCTCAGTGATGCCTGTGTGGGAAAGTCGGGCTCCTACGATTAATTATCGACCACACTTGAACCAACCTCCTTATGTGGCCAATGCAGTGTCTGTTCATCAAACACGACCTCAGCAGCAAGG AAACGCGGGACAAAACGCTAATCTAAGGAGGAATCAAGAGAGGAACTTCGTTCATTTCACTCCTATTCCTATGTCATATACGGAATTATTGCCTCATCTCCTCCAAAAGCGTTTGGTGGCCATTTGTCCGATGAAGCCTGTGCAACCTCCGTTCCCCAAGAATTATGATCCAAATGCCAAATGTGACTATCACGGAGGGGGAGCTGGTCACTCTATTGAGAATTGTGTGTCCCTTAAACACAAGGTGGAAGCTTTAATCAACTCAGGATGGATAAAGTTGCATGAAGACAAACCTAGTGTTGAGGCTAATCCCCTTTCTGGTCTTGGGAACCCTTCGACAAATGCCATTGAGGTTAAGAAATACCGACTGGTGAGGGATGTGAATGAAATTCGAAGCTCCAAGCGGTTTGTTTTTGAGACACTATTAAAATTAGGTTTGTTAAAAGGAGAATATAACCTGAGTAAAAAGTGTGGATTCCATCCGAGTGCTAAACATTCTATCGATGAATGCACAGAGTTCGAGGATGTTCTACAAAATCTTATAGACAGAAACTTTGTGCAAGTATGTCACGAACACATGGAGGATGAAGTATTTGCACAAGATGGTGCGGAACCTGGTGTGACTTTGCCAGAGCCATTGGTGATTCATTTCACTAGATCCACCTCTACCCCGACAATTCAAGAAAGACAATCTATTATTATCCAAACACCCTCCCCATTTCCCTACAAAAGTGAGAAAGCTGTCCCATGGAAATATGGTGCATACGTGTTGGGTGAGGAACAACGGGTAGGTGGTCAACCTAGCAGTTGTGAGTCAGTGGTGAAAAATATATCAGGCATAGGTGGAATTACGAGGAGTGGTCGAATCTTTACGCCTCCAAACTTGATGAAAGATGGAGTTGGCAATAGTGAATCGGCGAATACCAAAAAGGCTAAGGAACTCTTGAAAGGGAAAACCATCCAAACCGACGAGGGTCTAAGAAAAGACGATGGGAAAGAAGTATCTGATGAGGAGGCTTGCGAGTTCTTGAAGTTCATACAACAAAGCCAGTATAAAGTGGTCGAACAGTTGAATCGCCTGCCTGCTCGAATCTCACTTTTAGAACTACTCATGCATTCAACCTCTCATAGAAAGTTGTTAATGAAGATACTCAATGGAGCGCATGTGGAGCAAAATATTTCTCTGGACAGTTTTAAGGGAATTGTTAACAATATCACTGCTA AATTACCGTTTACCGATAAGGAGATACCTACTGAAGGGAGGGGACACAACAAGGCTCTCCATGTCTCTGTAAAATGCTTGGATCATGTCATAGCACTTGTATTGATCGACAATGGATCTTCCCTGAATGTAATGCCAAAAACAACATTGGGAAAGCTACCGTGTGAAGGTATTCACATGAAACCAAGCGCAATGATAGTGAGAGATTTCGATGGGAGTAAAAGAGAAGTAATGGGAGAGGTAGAATTGCCAATCCAAATAGGGCCATGTGTCTTTCAAATAACTTTCCAAGTGATGGACATCCTTCCAGCATACAGTTGCTTGTTGGGTCGTCCTTGGATTCACTCAGCGGGCGTAGTACCTTCAACCTTGcaccaaaagttaaaatatgtcATGGGTGACAAATTAGTGATTGTTTCAGGGGAGGAAGATATTTTAGTAAGTGGGCCTTCATCTTCTCGCTATATTGAAGCAGCAGAGGAAGCCCTCGAGACAGCCTTCCAATCTTTGGAAATTGTGGGAAATGCCTATGTGGAGCCCTTTCCAATGAACCCACACTTGTCGCGTACTTCCCTTATGACGGCCAAGGTCATGTTGAAAGAGGGATATGAGTACAAAAAGGGGCTAGGCAAGTACGAGCAAGGATTGATGTATCCTTTAGAAGTCACcgagaaaaagaataaatatggcCTTGGATACAAGCCTACTAGAGAGGATAAGAGGAGGTTGGCGCAAGAAAGGAGAGAGCGCGGTGTGGCTCGAATCCAAGGAAAAGAACTGGGGTTAGGAAAGATTCGCATCTGCGACATCAAAGATAGCTTCTGCAGCGCGGGATGGATCAACACTAGTCAGATAGCAACTGTCAGAGATGAAGATGAACCTGAAAGCTCGATTTTTGTGCAGCCTTGTGCTCCAAATGCGCTACTCAACAATTGGGAGACTTTGGTTCTACCCGTGatgtttaatttggttaaaat ATATGATaatgaatgttttgaaaataacaatgtcGATATCCCTAACTTCGAGCACCCTGTCAATAATATGGAAGATGATTATGAAGGTGACTCGGAACCCTCCCCTGAACTAATGAGATTAGTGGAACAAGAATCTAGGGAAATAAAACCCCATCAAGAAGATGTTGAAGTGCTTGACCTAAGTGAGGGGGATGAAAAGAAAGAAGTGAAAATTGGCACGAGTATGAAGGAAGAAGTGAAAGAAGAATTGTGTGTGCTGCTAAAGGAGTTTAGGGATGTGTTCGCTTGGTCGTACAATGATATGCCTGGTTTAGATACTGATATAGTACAACATAAGCTTCCACTCAAACCGGAATGCCCTCCAGTCAGACAAAAGCTAAGAAGGATGAAACCAGAAATGTCattaaagattaaagaagaaGTGCAAAAGCAATTTGACGCTGGATTTCTAGCTGTGGCAAAATACCCTCAATGGGTGGCAAATATTGTACCCGTGCCCAAGAAGGATGGGAAGGTTCGGATGTGCGTTGACTATAGAGATTTGAACCGGGCGAGCCCAAAAGACAACTTCCCATTACCGCACATCGATACATTAGTGGATAATACAGCCAAGTTCTCGCTATTTTCGTTTATGGATGGCTTCTCGGGATATAATCAGATTAAGATGGCACCTGAAGATATGGAAAAGACCACGTTTATCACATTGTGGGGGACATTTTGCTATAAGGTGATGTCTTTCGGGCTTAAGAATGTTGGGGCCACCTATCAAAGGGCCATGGTGGCGCTTTTTCATGATATGATGCACAAAGAAATCGaggtttatgtagatgacatgatCGCCAAGTCTGAGTCAGAAGAAGAACACATCCTCAACCTAAGGAAATTATTTGAGAAATTGaggaaatttaaacttaaactaAACCCAGCAAAATGCACATTCGGTGTGAGATCTGGAAAGTTGTTGGGTTTTGTTGTCAGTCAAAAGGGGATAGAAGTCGATCCCGACAAGATGCGTGCGATAATCGAAATGCCTGCTCCCAGTACAGAAAAGGAGGTACGAGGTTTCTTGGGCAGACTGAACTACATTGCTAGGTTCATCTCCCAGTTAACCGCCACTTGTGAACCAATATTCAAGCTATTGCGTAAAAACCAGGTTGTTGAGTGGAATGAAGACTGTCAGACTGCTTTTgataaaatcaaacaatatctacAAGATCCTCCTGTGTTACGCCCACCCGAACCGGGGAAGCCACTCCTTATGTATTTGACGGTACTTGATGAGTCAATGGGTTGTGTGTTGGGTCAACATGACAAAACTGGAAAAAGAGAGCATGCCATATACTACCTGAGCAAGAAGTTCACGGAATGTGAACAACGATACTCGTTTTTAGAGCGAACTTGTTGCGCATTGGCATGGGCTGCCCATCGTCTAATACAATACATGTTAAGTCATTCTACCTGGTTGATATCCAAGACTGACCCTATCaagtatatttttgaaaagcccGCTCTCACCGGAAGGATAGCCCGGTGGCAAATGCTATTGTCAGAATACGACATTGTGTATGTCACTCAGAAGTCCATCAAGGGTAGTGCTTTGGCTGAATATCTGGCCCAACAACCCGTTAACGATTACCAGTCGATGCAACCCGAATTTCCTGATGAGGACATCATGACCTTGTTTGAAGATGACCAAGAAGATGATAACATAAAGAAATGGACGTTATTATTCGACGGGGCTTCTAACGTCATGGGACATGGTATAGGGGCAATACTAATATCTCCAGAAAACCAATACATTCCAATGACAGCAAGGTTGTGTTTTAATTGCACAAACAATATCGCTGAATACGAAGCATGCGCTATGGGCATCCAAGCCGCGATTGAGTCAAAGGCAAAATTTTTGAATGTATATGGAGATTCAGCGTTGGTTATCCATCAACTAAGGGGAGAATGGGAAACTAGGGATCAGAAGTTGATTCCCTACAAAACTTATATCATGGAATTGGTGGAgtattttgatttcattaaattcCACCATATTCCGCGAGAGGATAACCAATTGGCAGATGCCTTAGCTACTTTATCATCGATGTTCAAGATTAATCAGGATGGGGTAATGCCGATGATCCAAATGAAGAGCCATGAAGGGCCAGCATATTGCCATTTCATTGAAGAAGAGTTAGACGGTAAGCCGtggtattttgatattaaacgCTATATAAAAACCAGAGAATACCCTGAAGAAGCATCTGAGAATGATAAAAGGACACTGAGAAGGTTGGCTGCAAATTTTATCCTGAGTGGGGATGTGTTGTACAAGAGAAATCATGATATGGTTCTCCTTCGATGCGTGGATGCAAAAGAGGCCGAGTCAATATTGGAGGAAGTTCATGAAGGAACTTTTGGCACACACATGAATGGACACTCGATGGCTAGAAAGATCTTGAGGGCTGGTTACTTTTGGTTGACTATGGAGAATGATTGTTGCACACACGTGAGAAAGTGCGAGAAATGTCAGAAGTATGCAGATAATATCAATGCGGCACCCACTACTTTAAACTTAATGTCTGCCCCATGGCCGTTTTCAATGTGGGGGATAGATGTCATCGGGGCTATAGAGCCAAAAGCCTCAAACGGACATCGCTTCATTCTAGTTGCAATTGATTATTTCACTAAATGGGTGGAAGCTGCTTCCTACGCTAGTGTGACTAGGAAGGTTGtgactaaatttataaaaagagaGTTAATTTGTAGGTACGGGTTGCCTAGCAAGATAATCACTGATAATGCCACCAATCTGAACAATCAAATGATGCCCGAATTGTGTGAAGGATTTAAAATTCAGCATCATAATTCTTCTCCTTATCATCCAAAGATGAATGGGGCAGTCGAGGCTGCTAATAAGAATATCAAGAAGATTGTACAGAAAATGGTGGTCACGTATAAAGACTGGCATGAGATGCTTCCCTTTGCTTTGCATGGGTATCGCACCTCAGTACGTACATCAACTGGGGCAACACCTTTTTCTCTGGTGTACGGAATGGAGGCAGTACTACCCTTCGAGGTAGAAATCCCATCCCTACGAGTGTTAATGGAGACCCAGTTGGAAGACGCAGAATGGGTTCAGGCCCGATTTGACCAACGTAATCTCATTGAGGAAAAAAGGCTAGCAGCAGTGTGTCATGGACAGTTATATCAAATAAGGATGAAAAAGGCGTTCGACAAAAGGGTGCGCCCTAGAGAGTTCCATGAAGGCGAGCTAGTCTTGAAAAAGATCTTACCTATACAAAAGGATCATAGGGGCAAGTGGACTCCAAATTATGAAGGCCCGTATGTGGTGAAGAAAGCATTTTCTGGTGGGGCACTAATTCTCACAAGGATGGATGGAGAGGAGTTACCGTTACCGGTCAATTCTGATGCGGTCAAAAAGTTTTATACATGA